One window of the Yamadazyma tenuis chromosome 6, complete sequence genome contains the following:
- the TAM41 gene encoding Mitochondrial translocator assembly and maintenance protein 41 (EggNog:ENOG503NYI1; COG:S; BUSCO:EOG09263B7X), whose product MRQMVRRAVWTSGRAVQRGMETATVARLASGGYDEARLICKTIASTSRGLSDKADHDTSCKSGTLTGLVNHFDGTSTSIGYGSGVFEQAGYGSGSRPQIDLVHVVDSTSAFHRQNLNKYPHHYSALKYLGVRAIDWVQSWGPGLYFMPFVHMDGHVIKYGIVSESTAIQDIVEWRNMFLAGRLQKPVRFIGGDGTLAKLNEYNLHSAMVVAVLLLNTSNFTKTALYETITSLSYLGDPRMSVGGENPNKVRNIVSKQYDRFDRIYGPVLNGLKSRQLLQIDEPAGQIRVTIGSHSRHELLLQLPKHFRSVLQSNSGQTLAQLAQSPQLQHQMAQALRKTVSYPAVVQSAKGLITAGIYKSISYLIQKRIKYLRG is encoded by the coding sequence ATGAGACAAATGGTACGACGGGCTGTGTGGACGTCGGGTAGGGCCGTACAGCGAGGAATGGAGACGGCGACGGTGGCACGACTCGCTAGTGGTGGCTACGATGAGGCCCGGCTCATCTGCAAAACAATTGCCAGTACTTCTCGCGGCCTCAGTGACAAAGCTGACCATGACACATCTTGTAAGTCAGGCACGCTTACGGGCTTGGTAAACCATTTTGATGGGACCAGCACCTCCATAGGGTACGGCTCTGGCGTGTTTGAGCAGGCGGGCTACGGCAGTGGCTCCAGGCCGCAGATCGACCTAGTTCACGTGGTGGATTCCACCAGTGCATTCCACCGCCAAAACCTTAATAAGTATCCACACCACTACTCAGCCTTAAAATACCTTGGTGTGCGTGCCATTGACTGGGTGCAGCTGTGGGGGCCCGGGCTCTACTTTATGCCATTTGTGCACATGGATGGTCACGTGATCAAATACGGTATTGTGAGTGAATCGACCGCCATTCAAGATATCGTTGAGTGGCGGAATATGTTCCTTGCGGGACGGCTCCAAAAGCCGGTACGCTTCATTGGCGGTGACGGAACCCTTGCCAAGCTAAATGAGTATAATCTCCACAGTGCGATGGTGGTTGCGGTGTTATTACtcaacacctccaacttcaccaaaacCGCACTTTACGAGACCATTACCCTGTTGTCATACTTAGGCGATCCGCGGATGTCGGTGGGAGGAGAAAACCCCAACAAGGTAAGAAATATTGTCAGCAAACAATATGATAGGTTTGACCGGATTTATGGACCGGTTTTGAACGGTTTGAAATCCAGACAGTTGCTACAGATCGACGAACCAGCGGGCCAGATCCGCGTCACAATTGGATCCCATTCCCGTCATGAGCTCCTTTTACAATTGCCCAAACATTTTCGGCTGGTTTTGCAAAGCAACAGTGGCCAAACACTTGCCCAACTTGCACAATCTCCgcaacttcaacatcaaatGGCACAGGCGTTACGCAAAACTGTGTCATACCCCGCGGTGGTACAAAGCGCCAAAGGCCTTATCACTGCAGGCATCTACAAGAGCATTTCGTATCTTATCCAAAAGCGGATTAAATACTTACGAGGGTGA
- the PTH2 gene encoding Gluconate transport-inducing protein (COG:G,T; EggNog:ENOG503NXQ1) — MYIIPELNNQANPRNLKIETYNGRIKTLKDALLILEGSRLGYLPKIKRRLNGLEREFIKPNTVFAWNETECGMKRWTDGKNWSASKVLGPFLVYKELDSDKATIKKNGLIKQSFSLTTKQHEKLHLIGYYQDIEDADIPCPSTDPRLKDLKLNGNIYQEYLLYYDQYSNYEQAEQPVLMYSGYPYAVSYYQPGLAPAGVAPVSAPSSISAPSAMSAPSSISGPTPTQLPVNHSPSVSNIPYQSLMGLRTMRKKSPTTRIGDNETLKILDKGFSSK; from the exons ATGTATATAATCCCAGAGCTCAACAATCAGGCTAATCCCCGAAACCTCAAGATTGAAACCTACAATGGGCGCATCAAAACCTTAAAAGACGCTTTGCTCATCCTTGAAGGATCTCGGCTTGGCTACCTTCCTAAAATCAAACGTCGTCTTAATGGCCTTGAACGGGAATTTATCAAGCCCAACACCGTCTTCGCTTGGAACGAAACTGAATGTGGTATGAAGCGGTGGACCGACGGTAAGAACTGGTCTGCTTCCAAAGTCCTTGGTCCATTTTTGGTTTATAAAGAATTGGATTCCGACAAGGCAACAATCAAAAAAAATGGTCTTATTAAGCAGAGCTTTTCCTTAACCACCAAGCAACACGAAAAACTCCATTTAATCGGTTACTACCAAGACATCGAAGATGCTGATATTCCGTGTCCATCGACAGACCCTCGTTtaaaggatttgaagttgaacggGAACATCTACCAGGAATATTTATTGTACTACGACCAGTACCTGAACTATGAGCAGGCTGAGCAACCGGTGTTGATGTACTCAGGCTATCCATACGCGGTGTCGTACTACCAGCCCGGCTTGGCCCCGGCTGGCGTGGCTCCCGTATCGGCCCCGTCTTCAATTCTGGCTCCATCAGCCATGTCAGCACCTTCATCGATTTCGGGTCCTACGCCCACACAGCTCCCAGTGAACCACTCACCCAGCGTGTCCAACATACCGTACCAGTCTCTTATGGGTTTGCGGACCATGC GGAAGAAATCTCCCACCACTCgtattggtgataatgAAACATTAAAGATCCTTGATAAGGGTTTTCTGAGTAAATAG
- a CDS encoding uncharacterized protein (COG:S; EggNog:ENOG503P2UE), producing MAKRESNSESEAKQPTRGVRARTAQQQAQQEFLSKHINSNGPQDKVKIDPLDFNAFTADELNNYSKRYNLGFPECQSLKLDVLNSEIGKKTLSSKKHNKGKRTEKIEKYELSHNLKQHFLSSSVKENEVITNFLYKVRNDDKDFKLEFK from the coding sequence ATGGCCAAGAGAGAATCAAACTCAGAGTCGGAGGCCAAACAGCCCACACGCGGAGTCCGGGCGCGGACAGCCCAACAACAGGCACAACAAGAGTTCCTATCCAAGCACATCAATTCGAACGGACCCCAGGATAAAGTGAAGATTGATCCACTAGACTTTAATGCGTTTACGGCTGACGAGCTAAACAACTATTCAAAGCGGTACAACTTGGGATTCCCCGAGTGCCAGAGCTTGAAATTGGACGTATTGAACTCCGAGATCGGCAAGAAGACGTTGAGCTCCAAGAAACACAATAAGGGGAAGCGGACTGAAAAGATTGAAAAGTACGAGTTGTCACATAACTTGAAACAGCACTTTTTGAGTCTGCTGGTGAAGGAGAATGAGGTGATTACCAATTTTTTGTACAAGGTGCGTAATGACGATAAGGATTTTAAGTTGGAGTTTAAGTAG
- the CUE1 gene encoding coupling of ubiquitin conjugation to ER degradation (COG:U; EggNog:ENOG503P4CY), giving the protein METSTIIFAATLVVAFVFLRWLITPIPHATPHEIEEVRRSYNPSSHTSQTSFSNGNSTPTTRSRPSTRQVTDSMIEVVQAIAPQLTPGQIRYDLESSGSVEDTVNRYMETGSLPFPPGESAPAPPPAATDADTSAHNIPPSTVSFNLLEKYGIDPAEGEEGSADAGWGSNKQERTTQLQRKRQQMILNARKRLATSLANDLEEHL; this is encoded by the coding sequence ATGGAAACCTCAACCATAATCTTTGCGGCCACGCTTGTAGTAGCGTTTGTGTTCCTCCGGTGGCTCATCACCCCCATTCCCCACGCGACCCCCCACGAGATCGAGGAAGTCCGCCGCTCCTACAACCCGTCGTCGCATACTTCTCAGACTTCCTTTTCCAACGGCAACTCCACTCCCACCACTCGTTCCAGACCTTCTACCCGTCAGGTCACTGACTCGATGATCGAAGTGGTCCAAGCCATCGCCCCCCAATTGACCCCCGGGCAAATCCGCTACGATTTGGAGTCCTCAGGCTCGGTAGAAGATACGGTTAATCGGTACATGGAAACCGGATCATTACCATTCCCACCAGGCGAATCGGCCCCAGCGCCACCACCAGCCGCTACCGACGCCGATACCTCCGCCCACAATATCCCACCCAGCACCGTATCGTTCAACTTGCTAGAAAAGTATGGTATTGATCCTgctgaaggtgaagaaggttCTGCCGATGCCGGTTGGGGCTCGAACAAACAAGAGAGAACGACGCAGTTGCAAAGAAAACGGCAGcagatgattttgaatgcTAGAAAGCGGTTGGCGACGCTGTTGGCCAACGACTTGGAAGAGCATTTGTAG
- the CAC2 gene encoding Chromatin assembly factor 1 subunit (BUSCO:EOG092611HB; EggNog:ENOG503NXAC; COG:B,L), with protein sequence MNSSTITVHWHDANQPVYSVSFQPEVGQTSPSPRLATGGGDNNVRIWRLSPQNDKSPVQYLSSLNKHTQAVNCVRFSPDGTQLATAGDDGTVLIWTLSPTLVREFGEEDDGAVESWTCRTAMRASTSEIYDVCWSPCGRYVAAGSMDHAVRFYDVKSGLMVHQAVVHNHYIQGLAWDPLGKYVASQAADCGMCLYELGEDHDENSLFVTETYKSYKADVPGKRLSEDPTATTKHAGLYHSETLQSFFRRPAFSPDGNLLATAAGVYRPEADDETNTVYISVRTAFHRPVVHLPGLKRPAVAVQFSPLVYERSTPTAVFDLAYKMVFAVVTQDSVVVYDTERLEPLGVVSNVHYSTITDLAWDRDGQRIMVSSADGFCSVVRFDEGIFGKVVDLVHPSPPAEVRIAVETKVVDTPEPASPEKSSETPDKSPGPSIINLLQTKKKEKKRVAPTPVETVDLETH encoded by the coding sequence ATGAACTCATCCACCATCACCGTCCACTGGCATGATGCCAATCAGCCGGTGTACTCGGTGCTGTTCCAGCCGGAGGTGGGGCAGACGTCGCCGTCGCCGCGTCTTGCCACCGGTGGAGGCGATAATAATGTGCGTATTTGGAGACTCTCTCCACAAAACGACAAGTCTCCAGTGCAATATCTCAGTTCTTTAAATAAGCACACCCAAGCAGTTAATTGTGTACGGTTTAGTCCCGATGGCACGCAGCTTGCTACCGCGGGCGATGATGGCACCGTGCTCATATGGACACTCTCGCCGACGCTAGTACGGGagtttggtgaagaagacgatggGGCCGTCGAATCATGGACGTGTCGCACGGCGATGCGGGCACTGACGCTGGAAATCTACGACGTGTGTTGGCTGCCGTGTGGCCGGTACGTGGCTGCGGGGCTGATGGACCACGCGGTGCGGTTCTACGACGTGAAACTGGGACTAATGGTGCACCAAGCGGTTGTGCACAATCACTATATCCAAGGACTCGCGTGGGATCCCCTCGGGAAGTACGTGGCGAGCCAGGCCGCCGACTGTGGGATGTGCTTGTACGAGCTTGGCGAAGACCATGACGAAAATTCTCTATTTGTCACAGAAACTTACAAGCTGTATAAGGCCGATGTGCCAGGTAAACGGCTTAGTGAGGACCCGACTGCTACCACCAAACATGCTGGTCTTTACCACCTGGAGACACTCCAGTCGTTCTTCCGCCGTCCGGCATTCTCTCCAGACGGGAACCTCTTGGCTACGGCGGCAGGGGTGTACCGGCCTGAAGCCGATGACGAGACGAATACCGTGTACATATCTGTTCGTACTGCGTTCCACCGACCGGTGGTACATTTGCCGGGGCTCAAGCGGCCGGCGGTGGCCGTACAGTTTCTGCCGTTGGTGTACGAGCGGCTGACGCCCACGGCGGTGTTTGACCTTGCCTACAAAATGGTGTTTGCGGTGGTAACACAGGactcggtggtggtgtatGACACCGAGCGGCTCGAGCCCTTGGGAGTGGTGCTGAACGTGCATTACTCGACCATCACCGACTTGGCGTGGGACCGCGATGGCCAGCGGATCATGGTGAGCAGTGCTGATGGGTTTTGTCTGGTAGTAAGGTTTGATGAGGGTATTTTCGGGAAGGTTGTAGATTTAGTACACCCATCGCCTCCAGCTGAGGTGAGAATCGCGGTGGAAACGAAGGTGGTTGACACACCCGAGCCAGCGAGTCCAGAAAAAAGTCTGGAGACTCCGGACAAGTCGCCCGGCCCGTCGATTATCAACCTACTACAGACgaaaaagaaggagaagaagcgGGTGGCTCCGACACCCGTGGAGACGGTGGATTTGGAGACACACTAA
- the LAP4 gene encoding vacuolar aminopeptidase 1 (COG:E; EggNog:ENOG503NVRC; MEROPS:MER0001255), with protein sequence MPETYAFIDAEDILSWDELSTDDEHPVIAPVQSSSQNSPSTSTCHKYLEFTDMNPTTFHVVRHFAKLLDDNGFVFIDEQEPITPELEAQINAGGKFYTLRSDLTILPFVIGGKWTATQGVGLAGCHIDALTAKLKPSSLKPKVDGYELLGVTGYSGGLDHLRLDRDLGLGGAVLIRRKDGTYARKLVTSPWPIARVPSLAEHFGVDAKYNPETEMVPVIGFDTEPEVPIDHPLADRHSAKLLRYVSSISDVPVDDIVELELELYDTQKAVIGGLKGEFVFAPRLDDRLCSWAAIYGLIEYANLYDSDSLAAHDGLSMVLLVDSEEIGSGTRTGVKGKFLNATIDKILVIKKQPPVQSVVFANSILLSADVTHLMNPNFKSAYLDKHYPLPNTGMTIKIDANGHVASEYVGYNLLKTLTSQNQLKLQQFHIRNDASSGGTIGPYLATATGARVIDIGLPILSMHSVRAMCGSEDVQNGVDFFKAFFEGWRQEYNKYRGL encoded by the coding sequence ATGCCAGAAACATACGCCTTCATCGACGCAGAAGATATCCTCTCATGGGACGAACTTTCCACAGATGATGAGCACCCGGTGATTGCACCCGTGCAATCCTCGTCTCAAAACTCGCCTTCTACGTCCACTTGTCATAAGTACCTCGAATTTACAGATATGAATCCTACTACTTTCCATGTGGTCCGCCACTTTGCCAAACTCCTTGATGACAACGGATTTGTGTTCATTGATGAGCAAGAACCCATAACTCCCGAGTTGGAAGCCCAGATCAATGCGGGGGGCAAGTTCTACACCCTTCGTTCCGACTTGACAATTCTTCCGTTTGTCATTGGAGGCAAGTGGACCGCCACCCAAGGTGTGGGGCTTGCCGGGTGCCACATCGATGCCTTGACCGCCAAGCTCAAGCCGCTGAGCTTGAAGCCAAAGGTCGATGGATATGAGCTTTTGGGTGTAACAGGATATAGTGGAGGGTTGGACCATCTTCGTCTCGACCGAGACTTGGGACTCGGTGGGGCCGTTCTCATACGCCGCAAGGACGGTACTTACGCCCGAAAATTGGTAACATCTCCATGGCCAATTGCCCGGGTCCCGTCTCTCGCAGAGCATTTTGGTGTGGATGCAAAGTACAACCCCGAGACAGAAATGGTACCGGTTATAGGGTTTGACACCGAGCCTGAAGTCCCAATTGACCATCCCTTAGCTGACCGGCACCTGGCGAAGCTCTTGCGGTACGTGAGCTCTATCTCTGACGTTCCGGTGGACGATATTGTTgagcttgaacttgaactttacGATACGCAAAAGGCCGTTATTGGGGGGCTTAAGGGAGAATTTGTGTTTGCCCCACGGTTGGATGACCGTTTGTGTTCCTGGGCTGCCATATATGGGCTTATTGAATACGCCAATTTGTATGATTCCGATTCGTTAGCTGCTCACGACGGTTTGAGTATGGTTCTATTGGTCGACAGTGAGGAAATTGGCAGTGGCACCCGTACGGGAGTGAAGGGCAAGTTTCTCAATGCCACCATCGACAAAATCCTTGTGATCAAGAAACAGCCTCCAGTGCAGTCGGTGGTTTTTGCCAACTCGATACTTCTTTCGGCAGATGTAACGCATTTGATGAACCCCAATTTCAAGTCGGCATACTTGGACAAGCACTATCCGTTGCCCAACACCGGGATGACGATCAAAATCGATGCCAACGGTCATGTGGCCAGTGAGTATGTAGGGTATAACTTATTGAAGACACTCACCAGTCAGAACCAATTGAAGCTTCAACAGTTTCATATCAGAAACGACGCCAGTCTGGGAGGCACCATTGGACCATATTTGGCGACTGCTACGGGTGCAAGGGTTATCGACATTGGTCTTCCCATATTGTCGATGCACAGTGTCCGTGCCATGTGTGGACTGGAGGATGTACAGAATGGAGTggactttttcaaagcaTTTTTCGAGGGATGGAGGCAAGAGTACAACAAGTACAGGGGGTTATAG
- the STE20 gene encoding signal transducing kinase of the PAK (EggNog:ENOG503NTWY; COG:T), with protein sequence MSDTVNKTSLGSPLQDTISKFDNIKVDESKNDHDSPTSDMDIVSIAESDDTNHENLESSPVPAGNGEGSLPRMPATYDFRDLTDEKSSVESPSLKPAYKSTLDPGVSNDPNFLDVESASGTTTVDASPQKSNQSSFQFGKVDKESLGEDQHYYAKYLDSNHSHKDSVTSEIDNNLQHDVLDKITTIDDENIDDIPQEKTPDIDVVSEVADSEGQDLPELQMANGHGHDFDDKENVGDDTLEVSQDTIEPNDGAGAIDQANEQKRVLSDATVIRSPQLPPPPPVPYHLQTPKHSTYSSSVTTPNQSYHQTAAMTPVLNQNARYGPGISTTPGSITSSPREHLGMGITARDSINSSPRSSSVVSNGSRKRKSGFKVFSNMFTKNKSVASPEVSATSVNMKISTPFNAKHVAHVGVDDDGTYTGLPIEWERLLSASGISKTEQLQHPQAVMDIVAFYQDNNENSDENAFKKFNYDRNFSASSVNNSITPPGTPGAVPNQNSSGSVRNVSTPSQDHRSRSSSVNANTTVPAAYEHQFIPSRPAPRPPPPGSTPSMTSTSTAVTPEQHANVPVSPSSQTSPRGKSLFNGRSFSSKSLKSLKNSRKFSDGSKISVPFPTGQSQAPQVQPQGSIPKSKSHNNSLVSKLQPVETKKGPTTAPITSSSKFDDFSAKNLKGHRPPPPPPSQTSKHIQKPRAPPPPPPPPPPPPSQAVEPQVTTPTTVSEPVSSPPKLALKSPTKIKSRREEDTSAADKKKNPVRDAKQAALIAQKKREDKKRKNQQILAKLQSICTKGDPNTLYTDLMKVGQGASGGVYIAHEVSNKSSTVAIKQMNLEQQPKKELIINEILVMKGSKHPNIVNFIDSYLYKGDLWVVMEYMEGGSLTEIVTHSVMTEGQIGAVCRETLKGLKFLHSKGVIHRDIKSDNILLNIDGNIKMTDFGFCAQINEINLKRTTMVGTPYWMAPEVVSRKEYGPKVDIWSLGIMMIEMIEGEPPYLNETPLRALYLIATNGTPKLKEPEALSYDIRKFLSWCLQVDFNKRADADQLLNDKFIVESDDVSSLSPLVKIARMKKASEREDD encoded by the coding sequence ATGTCGGACACAGTCAATAAAACCAGTTTGGGGTCGCCCTTACAGGAcaccatctccaagttcGACAACATCAAAGTCGATGAGTCAAAAAATGACCATGACTCGCCCACCAGTGACATGGACATTGTTTCCATCGCTGAGAGCGACGACACTAACCACGAAAACCTCGAGTCGAGTCCGGTGCCGGCAGGAAACGGCGAGGGCTCGTTGCCCCGGATGCCTGCCACCTACGACTTTAGAGATTTGACCGACGAGAAGAGCTCAGTTGAGTCTCCCTCTTTGAAGCCAGCTTATAAGTCCACATTAGACCCCGGAGTATCCAACGACCCCAATTTTTTGGACGTCGAGTCAGCCAGTGGCACCACTACGGTGGATGCTAGTCCGCAGAAAAGCAACCAGAGCTCGTTCCAGTTTGGCAAAGTCGATAAAGAGTCTTTGGGTGAAGACCAGCATTACTATGCGAAGTACTTGGACCTGAACCATCTGCACAAAGACTCAGTCACGTCTGAGATCGACAACAATCTTCAACATGATGTGCTTGACAAGATCACCACCATTGATGACGAGAACATCGACGACATTCCCCAGGAGAAAACGCCTGATATTGACGTTGTTAGTGAGGTGGCCGACTCCGAGGGTCAGGACCTTCCAGAGTTGCAGATGGCCAACGGCCATGGCCATGACTTTGATGACAAAGAGAACGTTGGAGATGATACGTTGGAAGTCAGCCAAGATACAATTGAACCCAATGATGGAGCCGGAGCCATCGACCAGGCGAATGAACAGAAACGGGTGTTATCCGATGCCACGGTGATCCGCAGCCCACAGCTTCCTCCACCGCCACCGGTGCCTTATCATTTGCAAACTCCAAAACACTCGACCTACAGCTCTTCGGTGACGACTCCCAACCAGTCGTACCACCAGACGGCGGCCATGACGCCTGTATTGAATCAAAATGCCCGGTACGGCCCAGGCATTAGCACCACGCCCGGCTCAATTACCTCGAGTCCTCGCGAACACTTAGGGATGGGAATTACCGCCCGAGATTCCATCAATTCGTCTCCTCGTTCCAGTTCGGTTGTTTCCAATGGCAGCCGGAAACGTAAGAGTGGGTTCAAGGTGTTCAGCAACATGTTCACGAAGAACAAGCTGGTAGCATCTCCCGAGGTTAGCGCTACCAGTGTCAACATGAAGATAAGTACACCTTTCAATGCCAAACATGTGGCCCATGTGGGTGTGGACGATGACGGAACGTACACGGGTCTTCCCATTGAATGGGAGAGGTTATTGAGTGCTAGTGGGATCTCTAAGACGGAACAGTTGCAACATCCACAAGCGGTCATGGATATTGTGGCGTTTTACCAGGACAATAACGAGAATTCAGACGAAAATgccttcaagaagttcaactaTGATCGCAACTTTTCAGCCTCATCTGTGAACAATTCTATCACACCTCCAGGCACCCCCGGAGCAGTACCGAACCAGAACCTGAGTGGAAGTGTTCGCAATGTCCTGACGCCTCTGCAAGATCACAGGAGCCGTAGTAGCAGTGTGAATGCAAACACCACTGTCCCGGCTGCATACGAACACCAGTTTATCCCATCGAGACCCGCTCCCCGCCCCCCACCACCTGGATCCACGCCTTCGATGACGTCGACATCGACGGCTGTGACTCCCGAACAACACGCCAATGTTCCTGTGTCTCCAAGCTCTCAAACTTCTCCCAGAGGAAAGTCTTTGTTTAACGGACGGTcgttttcatcaaagtcgttgaagtctttgaagaactccCGAAAGTTCAGTGATGGCAGTAAAATCTCGGTGCCATTCCCAACAGGCCAGTCACAAGCCCCACAGGTCCAGCCACAAGGTTCGATCCCCAAGTCTAAGTCTCATAACAATTCTTTGGTTTCGAAACTTCAACCAGTGGAAACAAAGAAGGGCCCGACCACGGCACCTATCACGTCAAGCTCCAAATTTGACGATTTTTCTGCCAAAAATCTCAAAGGACACAGgcctcctccaccacctccactGCAGACCAGCAAGCACATTCAAAAGCCTAGGgcacctccacctccacctccacctccacctccacctcctTCTCAGGCCGTGGAACCTCAAGTGACAACCCCCACAACAGTATCGGAGCCAGTTTCTTCACCTCCCAAACTTGCCTTGAAGTCTCCTACAAAGATTAAATCCAGGCGGGAAGAAGATACTAGCGCAGCtgataagaagaagaacccgGTGAGGGATGCCAAACAGGCTGCGTTGATAGctcagaagaagagagaagACAAAAAGCGCAAGAACCAACAGATCTTGGCTAAGTTGCAAAGCATTTGTACGAAGGGAGACCCCAACACCTTGTATACCGATTTGATGAAGGTCGGACAAGGAGCTAGCGGAGGGGTTTACATTGCACACGAAGTCAGTAACAAGTCCAGTACGGTTGCCATTAAGCAGATGAACTTAGAACAGCAGCCCAAGAAAGAATTGATCATCAATGAGATTCTTGTCATGAAGGGTAGTAAGCATCCCAATATTGTGAACTTCATTGATTCTTACCTTTACAAGGGCGACTTATGGGTGGTTATGGAGTACATGGAAGGAGGATCGTTAACCGAAATCGTCACCCACAGTGTGATGACCGAGGGCCAGATTGGAGCTGTTTGTCGAGAAACCTTGAAAGGCTTGAAATTTTTGCACAGCAAAGGTGTCATCCACAGAGATATCAAGAGTGACaacattttgttgaacattGATGGAAACATCAAAATGACCGATTTTGGGTTCTGTGCTCAAATCAACGAGATCAACCTCAAGAGAACAACCATGGTGGGTACCCCCTATTGGATGGCCCCCGAGGTGGTCAGCAGAAAGGAATATGGGCCCAAGGTGGATATCTGGTCTTTGGGAATCATGATGATTGAGATGATCGAAGGTGAACCTCCTTACTTGAATGAGACTCCTTTGAGAGCATTGTACTTGATAGCCACCAATGGTACCCCCAAATTAAAAGAACCCGAAGCTTTGAGTTACGATATTCGCAAGTTCTTGTCGTGGTGTTTACAggtggacttcaacaagcGAGCTGACGCTGACCAATTGTTAAATGATAAGtttattgttgaaagtgACGATGTTAGTCTGTTGTCGCCATTGGTTAAAATAGCTCGGATGAAAAAGGCCAGTGAGAGAGAGGACGATTAA
- a CDS encoding uncharacterized protein (EggNog:ENOG503P341; COG:L), translating to MFPNMSLGTLNAAFVTNGSNMDLAVLNLVGNEVVGSAGFPCSLGQIVRTTGMDEATCKKYLDLNKGDYGKSFIELVINEVDLGSSESATRSRVNRGYNCKTQYVYDEGLPEFRELEDFYNTNPDFRLISKPFLKKLLVMFKGDLNKTVEMVGVIITAMYERQTFAGEWFTGEEMPKLSGPKEKLGSKVDVLKIPKAGQRLLQQTEAKGLQRIPNRGVQTSLSPVSKISHLHSIDLHMMGVSDAMQATTMALRDWWAQEQQERIEDGKLSHYGTKAQFVEPLRVVTGRGIHSAQGYSRIKVSVGKYLASHMYMYTEETWGYIILGKRKDSG from the coding sequence ATGTTTCCCAACATGAGCTTGGGCACGTTGAATGCGGCCTTTGTAACAAACGGTTCAAATATGGATTTGGCTGTGTTAAACTTGGTAGGAAACGAAGTGGTTGGCAGTGCAGGATTTCCATGTTCATTAGGCCAGATTGTTCGGACCACAGGAATGGATGAGGCGACGTGCaagaagtacttggatCTCAACAAAGGTGATTACGGCAAGTCATTCATCGAATTGGTGATAAATGAGGTGGACTTGGGTAGTTCCGAGTCTGCTACTCGTTCGCGAGTGAACAGAGGATACAACTGCAAAACCCAGTATGTGTATGACGAGGGCCTACCAGAATTCCGGGAATTGGAGGACTTTTACAACACCAATCCTGATTTCAGACTTATCAGCAAACCgtttttgaaaaagctcttggtgatgttcaaAGGGGATCTCAACAAGACGGTTGAGATGGTTGGAGTCATCATAACGGCAATGTATGAACGGCAGACTTTCGCAGGCGAATGGTTTACAGGTGAAGAGATGCCCAAACTCTCTGGTCCCAAGGAGAAGCTTGGATCCAAAGTGGACGTTTTGAAGATACCCAAGGCCGGACAGAGACTCCTTCAACAGACCGAGGCCAAGGGATTGCAGAGGATTCCAAACCGTGGAGTACAGACGTCATTGTCCCCAGTTTCCAAAATCTCACATCTCCACAGCATTGATCTCCACATGATGGGCGTGTCCGATGCCATGCAAGCCACCACTATGGCCCTTCGTGACTGGTGGGCACAGGAGCAACAGGAACGGATTGAGGACGGCAAGTTGAGTCACTATGGAACAAAAGCTCAGTTTGTAGAACCGTTGAGGGTGGTAACGGGACGAGGAATTCATTCTGCACAAGGCTATTCTCGTATCAAGGTGTCGGTAGGCAAGTACCTTGCTAGTCATATGTATATGTACACCGAAGAGACATGGGGATACATTATTTTGGGAAAACGAAAAGATTCTGGATGA